The Gopherus evgoodei ecotype Sinaloan lineage chromosome 20, rGopEvg1_v1.p, whole genome shotgun sequence nucleotide sequence TGAGCTCACACCCCAACCCATCAATTCATTGCCCCCTCCTTGTCCCCctcttttcctccccctcccgctTTATCCTCCAAGATTAACCATGCCCTCCCAACGTGGCGGCCCAGGCCTGCATCCCTGGGTATTAGGGGCCAAGCTCGGTGCCTCCCCTCCCTCCGAGTCCCCTCCCCAGAACCTACCCTGTAACAAAACCTCGTTGTCCGGTTGGCACTTTAGATGACACTACAATGAGGTGACTGTAAAAGTGTCCTCGGGGTGTTGCTCTACCATTGGACCCAAAAACCCGCTCTTCTGGGCCGCGGCCATGATGGGATGCCCTTGGGGCGGGAAGCTCGGGTACCTGTAGTTGTCCTGCAGCTGCAGCATAGAGTCTCTCGGTACTGGGGAGATATTCAAGTCATTCATCAAGGGGCAAGCGTACGCCCCCCGGTGGTGAGCCCTGGCCATCTCGAGGGGCTCCTTCTCGCCCTTGGAGGTGTTGGGGTTGCTCAGatgggggttgaggcaggaggcGTCAGCCCTCCCCATGAAGTCCACCAGCAGGCTGGCCCCAGGTTTGTTCTCGTAGGGGGGGCTCCGGGTGCTGGAGTTGGGCGAGTACCAGTAGCTAGGGTTTTTGCAGCTGGGGGAGTCGTAGAGGGGCTGAGGCATGGGGAGGTCTCGGCAGGCCATGTGCGCAGGGTGGGGCAGGCCGCTCCCTGGCATGCTGTGCTTGAGTGATTCACAGGCTGGCAGCTTGCGGATGTCGCTCGGCCGCAGATCCTCCTTGAAGGCCAGGGTCGGGGAGCAGTTGGGCGAGAAGGCTTTCTGCAAGCTGGCTTCGAACACAGTCTGCTGGGCCGGGGCGGCCAGCTGGTGCGGCAGGGCGGGGAAGTGTTTGCTCTCCAAGTCCGTCTGGCCCAGGCTGGGGGAATCGCTCTGAAAGCCTTGGACGAAGGTCCCGTCGGAAGGGGTGGAGGGGTTCATGGAGTAGGGCCCAGCGTAGTCGCCCGGCTCTCGCTCGCCGAGCCCGAAGCCCCGggactgggaggggagtggggacatgctgctgtcgCCGCTGTAATAATCCAGCCCCAAGTCTGTGCTCTCTTGAAACAGCGCGTTGACCTGCTGGGCTTTGGTGGGGAACTTGGCCTTCCCTGTGCCCCGCTCCTTCTTGGAGGCGCAGGCCCCTCGGGAGCCCCGTGGTTGCCTGGGCCCCGTGCTCCTCTTGGAGGGATACaccgaggaggaggaagaagaggaagagaagttCAGATGGGAGGCATCAAACATGTCCACCTTCTTCCGCCTTCCCCGCCCGGGCTTGGAGCTGCTTTGGAACAGGACGCTCTGATTCCAGTTGTAACCCGGGGCCGAGGAGGCCTCGTTCCAGTCCATCATGAGCTTCTCCAGGCTGGACAGGCTGGACTGGCCTTCGCTGGACGAGGCCTCGCTGTTGGCCCGCCTGTACCCGGCCGGCTGGTTGAACTGGGTGCTGTCGGAGGAGGACTCAGAAAAGGTCTCCGAGACCGTCTGCTGCTTGGCCTTCTGGGGGGTGTAGTTGGAGATGTCCAGGATGACGTTAGGTTCGTTGATGTGGCACTCGAAGCCCGGGTTATAGAGCTGGCTGAAGGCCTCGGAGCTCCAGTCCAGGCCCCCGTAGCCTTGTCGGAAAGTCcactgggcagcgctggggaactGTCGGCAGTTCTCGGACGAGGGCTGGAAAGCAGCGGAACCTTTGGGGACCATGTAGCCGCCAGGGGACACGGTGCTGGCCCGGCTGTCGCACCTTAGGGGTGTGTGCGAGGAGCTGGAGAACTGGCCCGGCTCGGAGCTGGTGAAGAAGGAGGCCTTGCTGAGCGGCAAGCTGGGCCCCACTGTCTGCTGGGCGTAGCCGGCGCTGTGGGCGCTGCTGGGGGACGAAGGGAGGCTGTTCCCACTGCCGTAGGCGAAGCTGCAGTCCTTGTTGTTGGGACAGTCTTGGGCAGCGGGGTACTGCTTTCCCGGCTGGAACACACTGGAGGGCGTCACGCTCTGCCCCGAGCCGTAGCTACCGTACTGGGCATAGCTGGTGGTGGCGGTGGGGTGAGCGGTGGGCGACCTGGAGACGGCCGAGGGCGGCACCAGCTTCTGGAAAGCGTCGGCCCCACGGCAATCCGAGGCGGCCTGGGAGACCCCATAGCCGGCTGCCCGGCTGTGGGAGAAGGACTGCCGGCTTGGCATGACTGCATGGAAGGGTGCCTCGGTGGTGGCGGCAGCAGCGGGAGTGACTTTGGCGCTCCTGCCAGGGTAGGAGGCCAGGCCCCGCTGGCTGGGCATGGTGTTGGGCGGGGCCGTGTAGGTGGCTGAGGACTTCCGTGACTCGGACCGCGAGGCTGAAAGGGCAAAGTCCAGCAGGTCCGAGGAGTCGTCCGAGTCCAGCAGGGAGCGGAAGTAGCCGGTGAAGAGGTTGTGCCTCTCCTGGCTGACCTCCGTCTGGGAGGACGGGTTGCTCCCGGTGAAGAAGCTGGCCCGGCTGGAAGAGCTGGACTCCAGCGCCGACGAGTGGAATGCCCGGGACTCTGCCCCTTGGTAGCTGCAGTTCCTGCTAGCCTGGCTGGAGAGGTGGCTGTGGTGGGGTGCCCATGGGCTCCCCTTGTCCCCGGCCCACTCCGAGGTGCCGTCACTGAAGTTCTGGCTGGGGTTCTGCTCTGGAAAGAGCACCCCGTTCTTGCGAGCCCGCCTCTTCCGCTTGGGCTTCCCCACGGAATCCGGCTCTGGCCGGCCCCTCTTACGAGGGTGGACGGGGTCAGCGTGCACGGCGGCAGGGGCCTTCTTCTTCTTCCCGATACCCTCGAAGAAGTCGCTGAAGGAACAGCGGGACGAGCGGGCGGCATGGCCCCCTCCCCGCCCGCCAAAGCCGCCCGCCTTGCCCCCGCGCCGGCGGAAGCCCTGCACCCTGTGCAGGAAGTGGGAGATGCTCTGCGTGTCAGGGGCCTGGTGGATGGACTCGGGCTCACTGGGGGTCCAGCAGCGTGGTGGGGAGCAgcgccctgagcactggctctgccgGTTCAGGAAGGCCAGCTTGGCTAGCACATCCGAGTAGTCGGCCTTGCTGTCGTTGGTGTCGGCGATGTAGGAGGGCTGGGGCGAGGCCAgcttctgcttcctcctcctcctcttcttcaccTCCGGGGTGGGCTCCTTAGGCTTGCCTGGCCCCAGCAGCAGGTTTTTGGGGGGCCGCCCCCGTTTGCGCTTCAGGATGATGGGCATCTCCCCCGGGGGGAAGACCACCACCACATTGCGGCCGTTGTTCTTCATCTTCAGCAGCGGGGTGGGCTCCATGGAGGTGCGGGCCGTCAGCTCCTTGCCCTCCACGCTCAGGTTGCTGCTGAGGGAGGAGACCTTGTAGGTGGTCTTGTTCCTCCTCCCCAAGGAGACGGGGATCTTGGCCATCTTCACCACCATCTTGCGCACCCCGCGGCATTTGCCCTTCTTGGCCTGCAGGGCTGCCTTCTGGACATCGTCGGCCTCCAGGGCGGGAGCTGCCAGCAGGATGGAGACGCTGGGCTCGGCTGGCCCCAGCACTACCTCTGCTGGCATGGCCAGGGGAAGGACTCGGCTCTCGGCAGAGACCTCCGCcctccggccccgccccgcccgccgCCGGCGACCGAGCATCTTTGGTTTGTCTGTTCTGCGCAGCGCGTATTTCCGGTGGTcatccccgccccgccccatgcCCCGCCCCGCGCAGGAGCCCCGCTTCATCACCTCTCCCAGCCGGCAGCTACCGAGGCGGGGCTGGAGTGGATGGGACCCCAGGGGCTCGGCTGccatgagctggggctgcggctccAGCAACTTGGGCAGGGGCCCTAGGGACGGATTGTCCAGTAACTGGGCCTCAGGATCAAGCAGCTGGGCTTGGGAGTCTAAGAGCTGGGGATCCAATGATTCGGGCAGAGTATCCAGGGCCTGGAGTCCCAGAGGCTCAGACAGGGGCTCCAGAGACTGGAGCTCCAGAGACTCCGACAAGGGCTCTAGAGACTGGAGCTCCAGAGACTCGGACAAGGGCTCTAGAGACTGGAGGCCCAGCGACTCTGGCAGCGGCTCCAAACTCTGCAGCTCCAGGGACTCGGGCAGGGGCTCCAGAGTCTGGGCATCTAGGAGCCGAGGCTGGGACTCAAGAGATTGAGAATCTAGTAACTGGGACTGGGAATCGAGCTCCTGGGCTGATAGCAactggggctggggctccagagactgagactccagcagctgggcccctGGACAGCCCAGCGAGGCCAGTTCACTCAGTATATCTGCGTCAGCCAGCTCCGAGTAATCCGTGGGGTCTGGCTCGGAGCAGCTGGCTTCGTCCTGGTTGCCGGGTGGCTTTGAGGCCGGGGCAGCGCTGCTCTGGCATCCTGGTACCTGGGGACTTTCCCTGCCTCCTTCCATCTCCTTCTCAGAGGGGGCAGGGTGAGTCTGCCTGGGCAGCTCGGGTTTGGCGTTGCACTGTGCCACCCTCTCCTCTGGGCTGCGAATGCTGTTGGCCAGCGTGGCTGAGGAGAAGAAGCTGTACTGGAGATCTCGGTCCCCGGTGCTGGCCAGCGTCCGGCTCTCCTCGCTGGGGGCTGGGTGGCTGTTGAGCCGCAGGCTGCCACAGTCCAGGTGGACACCGCTGTTCTTCAGGTCCTCAGAGAGCCGACTGAGGTCCTTCATGATGTCGATCAGCTGCACCACCGGGTGGAGGTTGATTCGCCCGTTGCCACACTTGCTCTTCAGCAGCAAGACGATGTTGTCGACGTTACAGCGGCTGGAGGCCAACGTCGCATTGGAGAAGGTCTTGGGGGCGCGGTCGTGGGTGGCTGTCTCATCCAGGCCCCCTACCAGGATCTGGGGGTCGCTGGCGCAGCCCAGAGCGTTGGCCGAGAAGTCCTCTCCCTTGGTGGGACCAAGGGCGTGGAGGCTCTGGCACCTGTCAGCCGGGTCCCCATGGAGCAGTGAGCTGGACTGGTGCTCCCGGCCCAGCGCCGGGCAGGAACCCTCAGGGAAGCTCAGCACGCTACAGGATAAGGCCTTCTCTGCCGGGCACGCTGCCGGCCTCTGCCCAGGATGGCCTGCCTGGTAGAACTTGGGCTCGCGGACGTAGTCAGGTGAGCTGCGGATGGCACCAGACGTTACCACTGGGCCTGGGGGCTTCACGCGCATCCTGAACTCCTCCTCCCCCGGGTGCCTCTTGGTGGAACAGTTGCTGACATGGGTATCGGGGAAGCCGATGCATGGACCTGAAACGGGCAGAGAAGCAAAGTCAGGCTCTTAATGTGGGGCAGGGCAGCGCTGGGCCAGCTAGCTTGGCACCCTGCGGGCTTCCACGGGAGGGGTGAATGCTCCATAAAGCACGGTACAGCAATGTCTCCTgaggagggctggaagggatggaCTCGGTACACCTAGACTGTCCCTGCCGGTGTTTGTccaccctgttcttaaaaaccttcgaAAACGGGGATTCCACAAGCGCCCTAAGGATCCTGCTCTAGAGCTGAACCCCCAGAGAGCTGGAAAGCTTCTCCTGCTAGCTAAGCCACAGCCCATCACAAACACAATGCTGTGataccccccatccctccccgaCACAGAAGCCACAGCTGATGCCCACTAGCAAAATCCCTCCCGCCAGCCCCAGCGGAAGCCTGCCAGGGCCGAACCCCTACCTCCCTCTATGACAGCTTCCCAGGAATCCCTGGGTCCTCCTTACTCacagagctccctgccccagcctcgtTACGGGGTCAGCACAGAAAGCCCCTCTAGGGAGAGCCCATCCATGGGGCAGGGGAACGGGAGTTGCTGGGAATTGTTCACAAGGGTGAGGCCGCCGATACCCAAACTGCCCTCCAGCCAGTCCTGCGGCTGCCCCATAGCCCcccttgcagggcctgggccaggtGAAAGGCCCCAGGAATGGCACTTACCCTCGGCCTTGCTGCTCCGGCTGTTACACTTGAGTTCTCTgcaaagggaagagaagaggcatTTAGCTCGGAGAGTGGGGCCTTCCCTGCACAGCCTAGAGCTTAGAttcagctcctccagccctgtgtCCGCATCCCCCACCCGACTTTTCTCTCtcaccctgggctggggctgactCTGGACGGCTAACTCACTCCGAGCTCCCCCGGCTGGCATGGCCTGCAGATTTCTAATGTGCCCATGACCGTGGTATCAGGGCCACGGTAAGAACTccacagcaggggctgctcccatGGAAACCAGCCTGGCTTGCATGCGCTATGGCATGGGCTGGATTTGGCCCAAAGCTCTAGCACCGAGGCAAGGACTGAAGGCATCTCGCTAC carries:
- the AHDC1 gene encoding AT-hook DNA-binding motif-containing protein 1 isoform X3, with the translated sequence MLELRGQRNSDPGPRPHCRQSQGSLAPLPRASQILEDGSSLACQPIGLENGASPPAEWFQRAQGSGLRQPHSEADGGERNFKVNLHCKHSRPRELKCNSRSSKAEGPCIGFPDTHVSNCSTKRHPGEEEFRMRVKPPGPVVTSGAIRSSPDYVREPKFYQAGHPGQRPAACPAEKALSCSVLSFPEGSCPALGREHQSSSLLHGDPADRCQSLHALGPTKGEDFSANALGCASDPQILVGGLDETATHDRAPKTFSNATLASSRCNVDNIVLLLKSKCGNGRINLHPVVQLIDIMKDLSRLSEDLKNSGVHLDCGSLRLNSHPAPSEESRTLASTGDRDLQYSFFSSATLANSIRSPEERVAQCNAKPELPRQTHPAPSEKEMEGGRESPQVPGCQSSAAPASKPPGNQDEASCSEPDPTDYSELADADILSELASLGCPGAQLLESQSLEPQPQLLSAQELDSQSQLLDSQSLESQPRLLDAQTLEPLPESLELQSLEPLPESLGLQSLEPLSESLELQSLEPLSESLELQSLEPLSEPLGLQALDTLPESLDPQLLDSQAQLLDPEAQLLDNPSLGPLPKLLEPQPQLMAAEPLGSHPLQPRLGSCRLGEVMKRGSCAGRGMGRGGDDHRKYALRRTDKPKMLGRRRRAGRGRRAEVSAESRVLPLAMPAEVVLGPAEPSVSILLAAPALEADDVQKAALQAKKGKCRGVRKMVVKMAKIPVSLGRRNKTTYKVSSLSSNLSVEGKELTARTSMEPTPLLKMKNNGRNVVVVFPPGEMPIILKRKRGRPPKNLLLGPGKPKEPTPEVKKRRRRKQKLASPQPSYIADTNDSKADYSDVLAKLAFLNRQSQCSGRCSPPRCWTPSEPESIHQAPDTQSISHFLHRVQGFRRRGGKAGGFGGRGGGHAARSSRCSFSDFFEGIGKKKKAPAAVHADPVHPRKRGRPEPDSVGKPKRKRRARKNGVLFPEQNPSQNFSDGTSEWAGDKGSPWAPHHSHLSSQASRNCSYQGAESRAFHSSALESSSSSRASFFTGSNPSSQTEVSQERHNLFTGYFRSLLDSDDSSDLLDFALSASRSESRKSSATYTAPPNTMPSQRGLASYPGRSAKVTPAAAATTEAPFHAVMPSRQSFSHSRAAGYGVSQAASDCRGADAFQKLVPPSAVSRSPTAHPTATTSYAQYGSYGSGQSVTPSSVFQPGKQYPAAQDCPNNKDCSFAYGSGNSLPSSPSSAHSAGYAQQTVGPSLPLSKASFFTSSEPGQFSSSSHTPLRCDSRASTVSPGGYMVPKGSAAFQPSSENCRQFPSAAQWTFRQGYGGLDWSSEAFSQLYNPGFECHINEPNVILDISNYTPQKAKQQTVSETFSESSSDSTQFNQPAGYRRANSEASSSEGQSSLSSLEKLMMDWNEASSAPGYNWNQSVLFQSSSKPGRGRRKKVDMFDASHLNFSSSSSSSSVYPSKRSTGPRQPRGSRGACASKKERGTGKAKFPTKAQQVNALFQESTDLGLDYYSGDSSMSPLPSQSRGFGLGEREPGDYAGPYSMNPSTPSDGTFVQGFQSDSPSLGQTDLESKHFPALPHQLAAPAQQTVFEASLQKAFSPNCSPTLAFKEDLRPSDIRKLPACESLKHSMPGSGLPHPAHMACRDLPMPQPLYDSPSCKNPSYWYSPNSSTRSPPYENKPGASLLVDFMGRADASCLNPHLSNPNTSKGEKEPLEMARAHHRGAYACPLMNDLNISPVPRDSMLQLQDNYRYPSFPPQGHPIMAAAQKSGFLGPMVEQHPEDTFTVTSL